A window of the Tessaracoccus sp. MC1865 genome harbors these coding sequences:
- a CDS encoding phage major capsid protein, with product MNAKELAREALAIIDGAKARDGKLTDAERARLKTIDNLLAGVPSPDDPGVKADEELWARMQAATRLNAVKSGKGKHLSLALDAEGTKAALTTPSGGVGLKALLAEGVSVAPVSIDADPVAEGRPAASLLDLLPVIRQESPVYAYLRQTQRTETAKPVARGELKPTSVYGLTRVDGRLRVVAHLSEPVSKFDLSDYPSLETFLKSELLGGLNAALVTQALNGDGVGENFTGLNTTSGILTQAFSGDTFTTVRKSLTALEVAGHVPNGIAMHPTDWEAFELARENGATGAFIMSAAPVDVARRLLFGVPVAATAAVPVGTAWVLSEGSAHIRIDADAPGAVLEWGMVGDDFARNQIRARAELRADLSVERPGGIVKVSLTA from the coding sequence ATGAACGCCAAAGAACTGGCCCGCGAAGCGCTGGCCATCATCGACGGGGCGAAGGCCCGTGACGGGAAGCTGACCGACGCTGAGCGCGCCCGGCTGAAGACCATTGACAACCTGTTGGCGGGCGTACCGTCGCCGGACGACCCCGGCGTGAAGGCCGACGAAGAACTCTGGGCGCGGATGCAGGCCGCAACCCGCCTCAACGCGGTGAAGTCGGGCAAGGGCAAGCACCTGAGCCTTGCCCTGGACGCCGAGGGCACCAAGGCGGCGCTGACCACGCCGAGCGGCGGCGTCGGGCTGAAGGCCCTGCTGGCCGAAGGCGTGTCCGTCGCGCCGGTGTCCATCGACGCCGACCCGGTGGCCGAGGGCAGGCCCGCCGCCAGCCTGCTGGACCTGCTGCCGGTCATCCGGCAGGAGAGCCCCGTCTACGCCTACCTCCGCCAGACCCAGCGGACCGAGACCGCCAAGCCGGTGGCCCGTGGCGAACTGAAGCCAACGAGCGTCTACGGGCTCACTCGCGTTGACGGGCGGCTTCGTGTCGTCGCGCACCTGTCCGAACCCGTGTCGAAGTTCGACCTGTCCGACTACCCGAGCTTGGAGACGTTCCTGAAGTCCGAGCTGCTGGGCGGGCTCAACGCCGCCCTGGTGACTCAGGCGCTCAACGGCGACGGGGTGGGCGAGAACTTCACCGGCCTGAACACCACGTCGGGGATTCTGACTCAGGCGTTCAGTGGCGACACGTTCACCACCGTCAGGAAGTCGCTCACCGCCCTGGAAGTGGCCGGGCACGTGCCCAACGGCATCGCCATGCACCCCACCGACTGGGAAGCGTTCGAACTGGCCCGCGAGAACGGCGCAACCGGCGCGTTCATCATGAGCGCGGCCCCGGTGGACGTGGCCCGCCGCCTGCTGTTCGGTGTCCCGGTGGCCGCAACCGCCGCCGTGCCCGTCGGCACCGCGTGGGTGCTGTCCGAGGGGTCCGCCCACATCCGCATCGACGCCGACGCACCCGGCGCGGTGCTCGAATGGGGAATGGTCGGAGACGACTTCGCCCGCAACCAGATTCGCGCCCGCGCCGAGCTTCGCGCTGACCTGTCGGTTGAGCGCCCGGGCGGCATCGTCAAGGTGTCCCTGACGGCGTAG
- a CDS encoding ABC transporter permease, giving the protein MSVAALRTTRQPATRPLNRGWVGGLAALLVLAAVSLFVGVADLSPWDFVSGQATDQQVLNLFASRIPRTVAVLLAGASLALSGLLMQLLVRNRFVEPTTVGTSESAGVGILIAVMLFPSAPLWVKMLIAVVTALAGTAVFVRLVRALPPRAPIVAVPLVGIMLAGVISAGTTFVAYHFDLLQSLGIWMQGDFSGVLRGRYELLWLLAIVGVVLWVFSDRFTVASLGEEQATSLGLSYKTTLNLGLGIVAVASAVTLVVVGAIGFVGLIIPNLIAMWRGDNLRLNIAWTALAGSGFVLVCDLLARTINYPYEIPVGTISGVLGGTVFLALLLTGKMRTAR; this is encoded by the coding sequence GTGAGCGTCGCCGCCCTGCGCACCACGCGTCAGCCCGCCACCCGTCCCCTGAACCGGGGATGGGTCGGCGGGCTCGCCGCGCTTCTCGTGCTGGCGGCGGTCTCGCTGTTCGTCGGCGTCGCTGACCTCTCCCCCTGGGATTTCGTCTCGGGGCAGGCCACAGACCAACAGGTGCTGAACCTGTTCGCGTCTCGCATTCCCCGCACCGTCGCCGTGCTGCTGGCCGGCGCCTCCCTCGCACTCTCCGGCCTGCTGATGCAGTTGCTGGTGCGCAACCGGTTCGTCGAACCCACAACGGTGGGCACCTCCGAGTCGGCGGGCGTGGGCATCCTCATCGCGGTGATGCTGTTCCCCTCCGCGCCGCTGTGGGTGAAGATGCTCATCGCCGTGGTCACCGCGCTGGCCGGCACCGCCGTGTTCGTCCGCCTCGTCCGGGCCCTGCCGCCCCGCGCGCCCATCGTCGCGGTGCCGCTCGTCGGCATCATGCTCGCCGGCGTCATCTCCGCCGGCACCACATTCGTCGCCTACCACTTCGACCTCCTCCAGAGCCTCGGCATCTGGATGCAGGGGGACTTCTCCGGCGTGCTACGCGGCCGCTACGAACTGCTGTGGCTGCTGGCCATCGTCGGCGTCGTGTTGTGGGTCTTCTCGGACCGCTTCACCGTCGCGTCGCTCGGGGAGGAGCAGGCGACCTCGCTGGGCCTGTCCTACAAGACCACCCTCAACCTCGGCCTGGGCATCGTCGCCGTGGCGTCCGCGGTGACCCTGGTGGTGGTCGGGGCCATCGGCTTCGTGGGCCTGATCATCCCCAACCTCATCGCCATGTGGCGCGGCGACAACCTGCGCCTCAACATCGCCTGGACGGCCCTCGCAGGCTCCGGTTTCGTGCTGGTCTGCGACCTCCTCGCGCGCACCATCAACTACCCCTACGAGATCCCCGTAGGCACCATCTCCGGCGTGCTGGGCGGCACCGTCTTCCTGGCGCTGCTGCTCACCGGCAAGATGAGGACCGCCAGATGA
- a CDS encoding siderophore ABC transporter substrate-binding protein — MKQTLRLLAATAAAGALALTACGTPDTAPAADETSGQAISVAHTQGTAELDGTPSKIVVLDFGALDTLDALGVSGSVVGVPKGGAFPDAVSSFNTDSTTDVGTLQEPNFEVIASLQPDLIVAGFRSAKQVPELSKIAPTIDITYDYSKSFYDGVAYATDILAEATGTQEQAEAELKELEEAIAAAKDKVPAGKNAMVLMTSGGKVSAHGTQSRYNALFNDLGIEPTISDVEAEAHGDAISFEAIQQANPDLLFVVDRDAAIGEEGAAAEQVLDNELVATTSAWSNDDVVYLEGQRWYILIHGANNAVEMINQVAAEL, encoded by the coding sequence ATGAAGCAGACTCTGCGCCTCCTCGCCGCCACCGCAGCCGCCGGCGCCCTCGCCCTCACGGCGTGCGGCACCCCCGATACAGCCCCCGCCGCAGACGAGACCTCCGGTCAGGCGATCTCCGTGGCCCACACCCAGGGCACCGCTGAACTCGACGGCACGCCCAGCAAGATCGTCGTCCTCGACTTCGGCGCCCTCGACACCCTGGACGCGCTCGGCGTCAGCGGCTCGGTCGTGGGCGTTCCCAAGGGCGGGGCCTTCCCCGACGCTGTGAGCTCCTTCAACACCGACTCCACCACGGACGTCGGCACGCTCCAGGAGCCCAACTTCGAGGTCATCGCCTCCCTGCAGCCGGACCTCATCGTCGCGGGCTTCCGCTCCGCGAAGCAGGTACCTGAGCTGAGCAAGATCGCGCCGACGATCGACATCACCTACGACTACTCCAAGAGCTTCTACGACGGCGTCGCCTACGCCACCGACATCCTCGCCGAGGCCACCGGCACCCAGGAGCAGGCCGAGGCCGAGCTCAAGGAGCTCGAGGAGGCCATCGCCGCCGCCAAGGACAAGGTGCCCGCGGGCAAGAACGCCATGGTTCTCATGACCTCCGGCGGCAAGGTGTCGGCGCACGGCACCCAGTCGCGCTACAACGCCCTGTTCAACGACCTGGGCATCGAGCCCACCATCTCCGACGTCGAGGCCGAGGCCCACGGCGACGCCATCTCCTTCGAGGCCATCCAGCAGGCCAACCCCGATCTGCTGTTCGTCGTGGACCGCGACGCCGCCATCGGTGAAGAGGGTGCCGCCGCCGAACAGGTGCTCGACAACGAACTGGTGGCCACCACCTCTGCCTGGAGCAACGACGACGTCGTGTACCTCGAGGGCCAGCGCTGGTACATCCTGATCCACGGCGCCAACAACGCCGTCGAAATGATCAACCAGGTGGCTGCCGAGCTGTGA
- the ychF gene encoding redox-regulated ATPase YchF, with protein sequence MALTIGIVGLPNAGKSTLFNALTRAEVLAANYPFATIEPNVGMVGVPDPRLAELAKVFGSERLVPAVVSFVDIAGIVKGASQGEGMGNAFLANIREADAICQVTRVFDDVDVTHVDGKVDPASDIDTISTELILADLATVEKALPRIEKEARIKKDAQPKLEAFRAAKDALESGQGVRAAGLDTEDLYELHLLTAKPYLYVFNCDQDELGDEELKARMRAIVAPSEAIFLDAKFESELVEMEEDEAREFLAEMGVEEPGLDVLARVGYDTLGLQSYLTAGPKEARGWTIKKGATAPEAAGVIHTDFQKGFIKAEVVSFDDLMAAGSMNAAKAAGKVRLEGKDYIMADGDVVEFRHS encoded by the coding sequence GTGGCACTCACCATTGGAATCGTCGGTCTCCCCAACGCCGGCAAGTCGACCCTGTTCAACGCACTGACCCGCGCGGAGGTGCTCGCGGCGAACTACCCGTTCGCGACGATCGAGCCCAACGTCGGCATGGTCGGCGTCCCGGATCCGCGGCTCGCGGAGTTGGCGAAGGTGTTCGGCTCCGAGCGGCTCGTGCCGGCTGTCGTCAGCTTCGTCGACATCGCCGGCATCGTGAAGGGTGCCTCGCAAGGTGAAGGCATGGGCAACGCGTTCCTCGCCAACATCCGCGAGGCCGACGCGATCTGCCAGGTCACCCGCGTGTTCGACGACGTGGACGTCACCCATGTCGACGGCAAGGTGGACCCCGCCTCCGACATCGACACCATCTCCACCGAGCTGATCCTCGCCGACCTCGCCACGGTCGAGAAGGCCCTGCCGCGCATCGAGAAGGAGGCGCGGATCAAGAAGGATGCGCAGCCGAAGCTCGAGGCCTTCAGGGCCGCGAAGGATGCCCTCGAGTCGGGCCAGGGCGTCCGCGCCGCGGGCCTCGACACCGAGGACCTCTACGAACTCCACCTCCTCACCGCGAAGCCGTACCTCTACGTCTTCAACTGCGACCAGGACGAACTGGGCGACGAGGAACTCAAGGCCAGGATGCGCGCCATCGTCGCCCCGTCCGAGGCGATCTTCCTCGACGCCAAGTTCGAGTCCGAGCTGGTCGAGATGGAAGAGGACGAAGCTCGCGAGTTCCTCGCCGAGATGGGCGTGGAAGAGCCGGGCCTCGACGTGCTGGCCCGCGTGGGCTACGACACCCTCGGCCTGCAGAGCTACCTGACCGCCGGCCCCAAGGAGGCCCGCGGCTGGACGATCAAGAAGGGCGCCACCGCGCCCGAGGCTGCCGGTGTGATCCACACCGACTTCCAGAAGGGCTTCATCAAGGCCGAGGTGGTCAGCTTCGACGACCTGATGGCCGCCGGCTCGATGAACGCGGCCAAGGCCGCCGGCAAGGTCCGCCTCGAGGGCAAGGACTACATCATGGCCGACGGCGACGTCGTAGAGTTCCGCCACAGTTAG